In Phreatobacter aquaticus, a single genomic region encodes these proteins:
- a CDS encoding xanthine dehydrogenase family protein molybdopterin-binding subunit, giving the protein MNEIVTPRSLGLSREDLPNSYIGRAVPRPNARKLVEGRATYTDDVSLPRLVHAAFLRSPHAHARIVSIDTSAALDVPGVVRVFTGAELAKVCDPWVAVLAHLKGMKSAPQYPLPLERATWQGEAVVAVVADTRAAAEDGVAALAVLFDPLPAQVDMETALRPDAVIIHPELGDNLVFTRTAETGDVAAAFASAHKIVEATFHTGRHTGVTLEPRSIIADYNRADGTLTVHHSTQAPHMMQNVFATQLRMPEGDVRVICKDVGGSYGIKVHVYPDEMAVACMSRIMGRPVKFIADRFEAFGSDIHARDHRITGRLAVDAEGRFLAFDIDDLTGIGPYSVYPRTSAVEGNQVVNLCGGPYAFGAYRCTTTVVLQNKSPTCQYRAVGHPIATAVTEGLVDLAAEALGLDPVAIRRKNLIRDDAYPCTSPAGMRFEGLSHHASLDKLLDMVPLERIRADQAEQRRKGVYRGLGFASFIELTNPSPFMYGIGGAKISAQDGCTVRMDPDGSVVALSGVTEQGQGTEAILAQIVAHGVGVPVAKVKVVTGDTQTTPYGGGTWACRGAGIGGEAALQSAIALKEQILQVAGAMLQAQPSSLDIIMGEVVDRATGQSRMPLSELGRIVYYRGDTLPKDLARELVQTRHYITKEYPFAFTNGIQASWLEVDIETGIVKLLEHWCVEDCGRVINPMLVDEQVRGGIVQGIGGALYEHCIYNKDGQLLTTTLADYLVPMAAEMPDMHVGHVETPTQESLLGAKGAGEAGTAGAPAAIMNAINDALGPLSAKVFAQPFTPERILKALGTIA; this is encoded by the coding sequence ATGAACGAGATCGTCACGCCCCGCTCTCTGGGTCTGTCCCGCGAGGATCTGCCCAATTCCTATATTGGCCGCGCCGTGCCGCGCCCCAACGCCCGCAAGCTGGTCGAGGGCCGCGCGACCTATACCGACGACGTCAGCCTGCCCCGGCTGGTTCACGCGGCCTTCCTGCGCTCGCCCCATGCGCATGCCCGGATCGTCTCGATCGACACGAGCGCTGCACTGGACGTGCCAGGCGTCGTGCGCGTCTTCACCGGTGCCGAACTCGCGAAGGTCTGCGATCCCTGGGTCGCCGTGCTCGCGCATCTCAAGGGGATGAAATCGGCGCCGCAATATCCGCTGCCGCTCGAACGCGCCACCTGGCAAGGCGAGGCCGTTGTTGCCGTCGTCGCCGATACGCGCGCTGCCGCCGAGGACGGCGTGGCGGCCCTCGCCGTCTTGTTCGATCCCCTCCCCGCACAGGTGGACATGGAGACGGCGCTCCGTCCGGATGCCGTCATCATCCATCCCGAACTCGGCGACAACCTCGTCTTCACGCGCACGGCCGAAACCGGCGACGTCGCGGCCGCTTTCGCCTCCGCTCACAAGATCGTGGAAGCCACGTTCCACACCGGACGCCATACCGGCGTCACGCTGGAGCCTCGCTCCATCATTGCCGACTACAACCGCGCCGATGGGACATTGACCGTCCATCATTCGACGCAGGCGCCGCATATGATGCAAAACGTCTTCGCGACGCAGTTGCGCATGCCGGAGGGCGACGTCCGCGTCATCTGCAAGGATGTCGGCGGCTCCTACGGCATCAAGGTGCACGTCTATCCCGACGAGATGGCGGTGGCCTGCATGTCGCGGATCATGGGACGGCCGGTGAAGTTCATCGCCGACCGGTTCGAGGCCTTCGGCAGCGACATCCATGCGCGCGACCACCGCATCACGGGGCGGCTCGCCGTCGACGCAGAGGGCCGGTTCCTGGCCTTCGACATCGACGACCTCACCGGCATCGGCCCCTATTCGGTCTATCCCCGCACCAGCGCGGTCGAGGGCAACCAGGTCGTCAACCTGTGCGGCGGCCCTTATGCCTTCGGTGCTTACCGCTGCACCACGACCGTCGTCCTGCAGAACAAGTCGCCGACCTGCCAATATCGCGCTGTCGGCCATCCGATCGCGACAGCGGTAACGGAGGGCCTGGTCGACCTCGCGGCAGAAGCCCTCGGCCTGGATCCGGTCGCCATCCGCCGCAAGAACCTGATCCGTGACGACGCCTATCCCTGCACCTCGCCAGCCGGCATGCGGTTCGAGGGCCTGTCGCACCACGCCTCCCTCGACAAGCTCCTGGACATGGTCCCGTTGGAGCGCATCCGCGCCGACCAGGCCGAGCAACGCAGGAAGGGCGTCTATCGCGGCCTCGGCTTCGCGAGCTTCATCGAGCTGACCAACCCCTCGCCCTTCATGTACGGCATCGGCGGCGCCAAGATTTCCGCGCAGGACGGCTGCACGGTCCGGATGGACCCGGACGGCTCGGTCGTTGCCTTGTCGGGGGTCACCGAGCAGGGGCAGGGCACGGAAGCCATCCTCGCGCAGATCGTCGCCCACGGTGTCGGCGTTCCCGTCGCAAAGGTGAAGGTCGTCACAGGCGACACCCAGACCACGCCCTATGGGGGCGGAACCTGGGCCTGTCGCGGCGCCGGTATCGGCGGTGAAGCGGCCCTCCAGTCGGCCATCGCGCTGAAGGAGCAGATCCTCCAGGTCGCCGGCGCCATGCTGCAGGCTCAGCCATCCAGCCTCGACATCATCATGGGCGAGGTCGTCGACCGGGCCACGGGGCAGTCGCGCATGCCGCTCTCCGAGCTCGGCCGCATCGTCTACTACCGGGGCGATACGCTGCCCAAGGACCTCGCGCGCGAACTCGTCCAGACGCGCCACTACATCACCAAGGAATATCCCTTCGCCTTCACCAACGGCATCCAGGCCAGTTGGCTGGAAGTCGATATCGAGACCGGCATCGTCAAACTGCTCGAGCATTGGTGCGTGGAGGATTGTGGCCGCGTCATCAATCCGATGCTTGTGGACGAGCAGGTGCGGGGCGGCATCGTCCAGGGCATTGGCGGCGCGCTCTACGAGCACTGCATCTACAATAAAGATGGCCAGCTCCTGACCACAACGCTTGCCGACTATCTCGTGCCCATGGCGGCCGAGATGCCCGACATGCATGTCGGGCACGTCGAGACCCCGACCCAGGAATCGCTGCTGGGCGCCAAGGGCGCGGGCGAGGCGGGAACGGCTGGTGCACCGGCCGCCATCATGAACGCCATCAACGACGCCCTCGGCCCTCTGAGCGCCAAGGTCTTCGCCCAGCCCTTCACCCCCGAGAGGATCCTCAAGGCACTCGGCACGATTGCATGA
- a CDS encoding C4-dicarboxylate TRAP transporter substrate-binding protein: MADTTKLTKSSRRTFLAGAAGAAALPVFSIRASAQQTLNITIAASHPVQNFWVSMMKNVFQPEVDRLLRDGGNQVKINWREAYGGTLYKFQDTMEAVRDNITDIGYVGSLWEGSTMPLQNVSYFTPFATGDHGLIARTFDTLNETVPAIKANWNGLNMVPLSSFITDTYHIWSNFPVRTLDDLRNKKISAPGTSANWLSGTGATPVDGALTTYYTDIQTGVSEGALSFFVGILPTRVYEVAKYVTKCDVGAMYVGGIAANKQRFDRWPAAVQKVMNEAGKITTQKHIEDVSSRIDAAEKEMVSKGSIITTLSDTERKRWISGLPNIAKTWADTSGPASRDVLKAYFAAIRAAGKTPGRDWDREASA; the protein is encoded by the coding sequence ATGGCAGACACCACGAAACTGACCAAGAGCAGCCGTCGAACCTTCCTGGCCGGTGCCGCCGGCGCCGCCGCCCTGCCCGTCTTTTCGATCCGCGCTTCGGCCCAGCAGACGCTGAACATCACCATTGCCGCAAGCCACCCGGTCCAGAATTTCTGGGTCTCCATGATGAAGAACGTGTTCCAGCCGGAGGTCGACCGCCTGCTGCGCGACGGGGGCAACCAGGTGAAGATCAACTGGCGCGAGGCCTATGGCGGCACGCTTTACAAGTTCCAGGACACGATGGAGGCGGTTCGCGACAACATCACCGACATCGGTTACGTCGGCTCGCTCTGGGAGGGCTCGACCATGCCCTTGCAGAATGTCAGCTACTTCACGCCGTTCGCCACCGGTGACCACGGCCTGATCGCGCGAACCTTCGACACGCTGAACGAGACCGTTCCGGCCATCAAGGCCAACTGGAACGGCCTGAACATGGTGCCGCTGTCGTCGTTCATCACCGACACCTACCATATCTGGTCGAATTTCCCGGTCCGCACGCTCGACGATCTCCGCAACAAGAAGATCTCCGCGCCGGGAACTTCGGCCAACTGGCTGTCGGGCACAGGGGCAACGCCGGTCGATGGCGCGCTGACCACCTATTACACCGACATCCAGACGGGCGTGTCGGAAGGTGCGTTGTCGTTCTTCGTCGGCATCCTGCCGACCCGCGTCTATGAGGTCGCCAAATATGTGACCAAGTGCGATGTCGGCGCGATGTATGTCGGTGGTATCGCCGCCAACAAGCAGCGTTTCGACCGCTGGCCTGCAGCAGTCCAGAAGGTGATGAACGAAGCGGGCAAGATCACCACCCAGAAGCACATCGAGGACGTCTCCTCGCGCATCGACGCGGCCGAGAAGGAGATGGTGTCGAAGGGGTCGATCATCACGACGCTGTCGGATACCGAGCGCAAGCGCTGGATCTCCGGTCTGCCCAACATCGCCAAGACCTGGGCCGATACGTCGGGGCCTGCGTCGCGCGACGTGCTGAAGGCCTATTTCGCGGCGATCCGCGCTGCCGGCAAGACGCCGGGACGTGACTGGGACCGCGAAGCCTCGGCCTGA
- a CDS encoding TRAP transporter small permease subunit, with the protein MADDIDMAALERTAPPAPFDPIRLLLDALAAIGTIWTFGLMLLICADVIGRSFLSMPITGVSEIAAHSIVGIVFLQIGATIYSKRMTRADFLIEGLLYRSPGIGRFIEAVFLLIGAAVMAFVAWAAWPGMWTSLATREFFGVQGLFTVPTWPFRGLIILGGAAGALAYLMLFVAEIAGRRIPARG; encoded by the coding sequence ATGGCCGACGACATTGACATGGCGGCACTGGAGCGAACGGCACCGCCGGCGCCCTTCGATCCGATAAGGCTTCTGCTGGATGCGCTCGCCGCCATCGGCACGATCTGGACCTTTGGACTGATGCTGCTCATCTGCGCCGATGTCATCGGACGCTCGTTCCTCAGCATGCCGATCACCGGCGTCTCCGAGATCGCAGCCCATTCCATCGTCGGCATCGTCTTTCTGCAGATCGGCGCCACCATCTATTCCAAGCGCATGACGCGCGCCGACTTTCTGATCGAGGGCTTGCTGTACCGAAGCCCTGGCATCGGCCGGTTCATCGAGGCGGTGTTCTTGCTGATCGGTGCGGCCGTCATGGCCTTCGTTGCCTGGGCCGCATGGCCGGGCATGTGGACCTCGTTGGCCACACGCGAATTCTTCGGCGTCCAAGGCCTGTTCACCGTGCCGACCTGGCCGTTCCGCGGGCTGATCATCCTCGGCGGGGCGGCAGGCGCCCTTGCCTATCTCATGTTGTTCGTCGCCGAGATTGCCGGCCGGCGCATACCGGCCAGGGGCTGA
- a CDS encoding TRAP transporter large permease, translating into MEDVTLGFLLIGAMVGLILLGLPIGLSLISTGAIGVWLIRDNVDLAFRFTALATYSGIQDYLFATIPLFVLMGLLVSISDVGKDTFAVAQAALHRIRGGLGMATVAANAVFAAVTGVSIASAAVFTKVAVPEMVRHGYTMKFASGTVAGSSILGMLIPPSLLMIVYGVLSEVSIGKMFVAGVIPGVIIAIGFAVMIWVYATVWPHKIFVDPGKPEDTGGPVMGIREMLAKSVPIGCLVVLILGGLYTGFFTPTEAGAVGAAGALVIALVRRRLDWPKFWRVLKESGLVSASILFLLIAASLYSRMLSMAGVPNAIGDFVQHLGLGPYGFLFAFVIVILLMGMILDSTSILLIMVPIGAPIASSMGFDLIHFGIVTIIAVEMGLLTPPFGISVFTVKATLGDPSVKIETIFAGSMPYVTVMAIALLFIALFPPLSTLLVR; encoded by the coding sequence ATGGAAGACGTGACACTTGGTTTCCTGCTGATCGGAGCCATGGTCGGGCTCATCCTGCTCGGCCTGCCGATCGGCCTGTCGCTGATCAGCACCGGCGCGATTGGTGTCTGGCTGATCCGTGACAACGTCGATCTCGCATTCCGCTTCACCGCGCTCGCCACCTATTCGGGCATCCAGGATTATCTCTTCGCGACCATTCCGCTCTTCGTGCTGATGGGCCTGCTCGTCAGCATTTCCGATGTCGGCAAGGACACGTTCGCCGTGGCCCAGGCGGCGCTGCACCGGATACGCGGCGGTCTCGGAATGGCGACGGTTGCTGCCAACGCGGTATTTGCCGCCGTCACCGGTGTGTCGATCGCATCGGCCGCTGTCTTCACCAAGGTCGCGGTGCCGGAAATGGTCCGCCATGGCTACACGATGAAATTCGCGTCCGGCACGGTCGCGGGGTCATCGATCCTCGGGATGCTGATCCCGCCGAGCCTGCTGATGATCGTCTATGGCGTTCTGTCCGAGGTATCCATCGGCAAGATGTTTGTCGCCGGCGTCATTCCGGGTGTCATCATCGCCATCGGCTTTGCCGTGATGATCTGGGTCTATGCCACGGTCTGGCCGCACAAGATCTTCGTCGATCCGGGCAAGCCCGAGGACACTGGCGGGCCGGTCATGGGCATCCGCGAGATGCTCGCGAAATCGGTTCCCATCGGCTGTCTGGTCGTCCTCATCCTCGGCGGTCTCTATACCGGCTTCTTCACGCCGACCGAGGCCGGTGCCGTCGGTGCGGCCGGCGCCCTGGTCATCGCCCTCGTCAGGCGACGTCTCGACTGGCCGAAATTCTGGCGCGTGCTGAAGGAATCCGGGCTCGTCTCGGCCTCGATCCTTTTCCTGCTCATCGCGGCGAGCCTTTATTCCCGGATGCTGTCCATGGCTGGCGTACCCAATGCCATTGGTGATTTCGTCCAGCATCTGGGCCTCGGCCCCTACGGCTTTCTGTTCGCCTTCGTCATCGTGATCCTGCTGATGGGCATGATCCTGGATTCCACCTCGATCCTCCTGATCATGGTACCGATCGGCGCCCCGATCGCGTCATCGATGGGGTTCGACCTGATCCATTTCGGCATTGTCACCATCATTGCCGTCGAGATGGGACTGCTGACGCCGCCCTTTGGCATCTCGGTCTTCACGGTCAAAGCCACGCTCGGCGATCCCAGCGTGAAGATCGAGACGATCTTCGCCGGCTCCATGCCCTATGTGACCGTCATGGCGATCGCACTGCTTTTCATCGCGCTGTTCCCACCGCTCTCCACGCTTCTGGTGCGCTAG
- a CDS encoding MgtC/SapB family protein: protein MTNYFDLQAFLPHLAALLGAYILALPIGWDREQEERSAGLRTFPLVAIACCGFIQAAEARYGEHPDAMAKIVEGLITGVGFIGGGAILKLKDSVKGTATAASLWATGAIGTAVGLGSYAVATVIAVFTVMTLKWLTPLKAEAAKSED, encoded by the coding sequence ATGACAAACTACTTCGACCTTCAAGCCTTCCTGCCGCATCTGGCGGCCTTGCTCGGCGCCTATATCCTGGCGCTGCCGATCGGCTGGGACCGGGAGCAGGAGGAACGCAGCGCCGGTCTGCGGACCTTTCCGCTGGTTGCCATCGCGTGCTGCGGATTCATCCAGGCCGCGGAGGCGCGCTATGGCGAGCATCCGGACGCCATGGCCAAGATCGTCGAGGGCCTGATCACCGGTGTCGGCTTCATCGGCGGCGGCGCGATCCTCAAGCTCAAGGATTCGGTCAAGGGCACGGCGACAGCGGCCAGCCTGTGGGCGACTGGCGCCATCGGTACTGCGGTCGGTCTCGGTTCCTATGCCGTGGCAACCGTCATCGCGGTGTTCACGGTGATGACCCTGAAATGGCTCACGCCGCTGAAGGCAGAAGCGGCAAAGTCCGAGGACTAG
- a CDS encoding CaiB/BaiF CoA transferase family protein: MGPLEGIRIVDLTSVLMGPSASQMLGDMGAEIIKVEAPDGDVIRQIGPMKNPGMGPIFLNANRSKRSICLDLKSPAGLEALKLLIARADVLMYNIRPKAMERLGLGYEAVAAINPRIIYAGLFGFAQNGPYAADPAYDDLIQGGSTLSSLIAKAGDGTPRYVPTAVADRMVGLTAAGVICATLVNQQRTGIGQRVDIPMFETMVSTVLGDHLGGLTFDPPLDRGGYSRQLSPQRRPYRTRDGYVCALVYTDKHWTNFLGAIGMPDLPIQDPRFAGFANRIANIDFVYGELSSWFEARTTDEWLALLRKADVPVMPMHDFDSVLADPHLVATDFFQMMDHPTEGRLRSMRMGATWSGTPTETARLAPRLGEHGRDVLAEAGMAGDEIERLVAAGVLVIPDGSRNDPL; encoded by the coding sequence ATGGGGCCACTCGAAGGGATCAGGATCGTCGACCTGACATCCGTGCTCATGGGGCCGTCCGCCAGCCAGATGCTCGGCGACATGGGCGCCGAGATCATCAAGGTGGAGGCCCCCGACGGCGACGTGATCCGCCAGATCGGCCCGATGAAGAACCCCGGAATGGGGCCGATCTTCCTCAATGCCAACCGGTCCAAGCGCAGCATCTGCCTCGACCTGAAGAGCCCGGCGGGGCTGGAGGCCCTCAAGCTGCTGATCGCACGCGCCGACGTGCTGATGTACAATATCCGGCCCAAGGCCATGGAACGCCTGGGGCTTGGCTATGAGGCGGTCGCGGCGATCAATCCCCGGATAATCTATGCCGGCCTGTTCGGCTTCGCCCAGAACGGCCCCTATGCCGCTGATCCCGCCTATGACGACCTGATCCAGGGCGGATCGACGCTGTCGTCGCTTATCGCCAAGGCCGGCGACGGCACGCCGCGCTATGTGCCGACCGCCGTCGCCGACCGGATGGTTGGCCTCACCGCCGCAGGCGTGATCTGCGCCACCCTGGTCAACCAGCAACGCACCGGCATTGGCCAGCGCGTCGATATCCCGATGTTCGAGACCATGGTGTCGACCGTGCTCGGCGACCATCTCGGCGGTCTGACCTTCGATCCCCCCCTCGACCGGGGCGGCTATTCCCGGCAATTGTCACCGCAGCGCCGGCCCTACCGCACCCGCGACGGCTATGTCTGCGCGCTCGTCTACACAGACAAGCACTGGACCAACTTCCTCGGCGCCATCGGCATGCCGGACCTGCCAATCCAGGATCCGCGCTTCGCCGGTTTCGCCAACCGGATCGCCAATATCGACTTCGTCTATGGCGAGCTCTCGTCCTGGTTCGAGGCCCGCACCACAGACGAATGGCTGGCGCTGCTGCGCAAGGCGGACGTGCCGGTCATGCCGATGCACGATTTCGACAGCGTGCTCGCCGACCCGCACCTCGTCGCGACCGATTTCTTCCAGATGATGGATCATCCGACCGAAGGCCGGTTGCGCTCCATGCGCATGGGCGCGACCTGGTCCGGCACACCGACCGAGACCGCCCGCCTCGCTCCCCGTCTCGGCGAACACGGACGCGACGTGCTGGCCGAGGCCGGCATGGCGGGCGACGAGATCGAGCGCCTTGTTGCGGCGGGCGTGCTGGTCATTCCCGACGGTTCCCGCAACGATCCCCTGTGA
- a CDS encoding acyl-CoA dehydrogenase family protein, translating to MDFALTKDQQAIREAVAGICSRFGDEYWLERDRKGGFPEDFFQALAAAGWLGICIPEEYGGSGLGITDAAVMMQAISQSGAGMSGASAVHINVFGLHPVVVFGNDEQKQRILPPMVQGREKTCFAVTEPNTGLNTTQLKTRAVRKGDRYVVDGQKVWISTAQVADRMLLLARTTPLDEVTKPTLGLSLFCTPFDRTKIKVHEIEKMGRKAVDSNELFIEGLEVPVEDRIGEEGRGFEYILHGMNPERILIAAEAVGLGKLALSRATAYARDRIVFNRPIGQNQAIQHPLAKNWMELEAAELMIMKAAWEYDSGLPCGASANAAKYLAGEAGFDACQQAIMTHGGFGYAKEYHVERYLREALIPRIAPISPQLILSFIAERVLGLPKSY from the coding sequence ATGGACTTTGCCCTCACCAAGGACCAGCAAGCCATTCGCGAGGCCGTGGCTGGCATCTGCTCGCGCTTTGGCGATGAGTACTGGCTGGAGCGTGACCGCAAGGGCGGCTTTCCCGAGGACTTCTTCCAGGCCCTTGCGGCTGCTGGCTGGCTCGGCATCTGTATCCCCGAGGAATATGGCGGCTCCGGCCTCGGCATCACCGACGCGGCGGTCATGATGCAGGCGATCTCCCAGTCGGGAGCCGGCATGTCGGGGGCATCCGCCGTCCATATCAATGTCTTCGGTCTGCATCCCGTCGTCGTCTTCGGCAATGACGAGCAGAAGCAGCGCATCCTGCCGCCCATGGTGCAGGGCCGCGAAAAGACCTGCTTCGCGGTCACCGAGCCCAATACCGGCCTCAACACCACGCAGCTGAAGACCCGCGCGGTCCGCAAGGGCGATCGCTATGTCGTCGATGGCCAGAAGGTCTGGATCTCGACCGCGCAGGTCGCCGACCGCATGCTGCTCCTGGCGCGCACCACGCCCCTGGACGAGGTCACCAAGCCGACGCTCGGGCTGTCGCTGTTCTGCACGCCGTTCGACCGGACGAAGATCAAGGTCCACGAGATCGAGAAGATGGGCCGCAAGGCCGTCGATTCAAACGAGCTGTTCATCGAGGGGCTGGAGGTGCCCGTCGAAGACCGCATCGGCGAGGAAGGGCGCGGCTTCGAATACATCCTCCATGGCATGAATCCGGAGCGGATCCTGATCGCCGCCGAAGCCGTCGGCCTCGGCAAGCTGGCGCTTTCCCGCGCCACCGCCTATGCGCGGGACCGGATCGTGTTCAACCGCCCGATCGGCCAGAATCAGGCCATCCAGCATCCGCTTGCCAAGAACTGGATGGAGCTCGAAGCCGCCGAACTGATGATCATGAAGGCGGCCTGGGAATATGATTCCGGCCTGCCCTGCGGCGCCTCCGCCAATGCCGCCAAATATCTGGCGGGCGAGGCCGGTTTCGATGCCTGCCAGCAGGCGATCATGACCCATGGCGGCTTCGGCTATGCCAAGGAATATCACGTGGAGCGCTACCTGCGCGAGGCGCTGATCCCGCGCATCGCCCCCATCAGCCCGCAGCTCATCCTGAGCTTCATTGCCGAGCGCGTGCTGGGACTGCCGAAGTCCTACTGA
- a CDS encoding ABC transporter substrate-binding protein, producing the protein MPKLPSLRSALVALSIACAGAVPGAQAAGTLVAVLEAEIVTLDPHFTPAYITRTFGYMVFDTLFAMDSKGEIKPQMVQSWQVSEDRLTYTFTLRDGLKFHDGQPVTAADCVASLKRWGQRNALGRRLFAATASIQATDSKTFVIKLKEPFGLVIDALGHPVSPGAFMMPERLANTPPEQRITEIIGSGPFVYRREDHRSGDRMVLRRNADYVPRSEPADFLAGGKRVTLDALEIRVIPDGSTAASALQVGEIDFMQYAPFDLLGVLEKNNRVRVQNFTGPHMFAGAYRLNATQKPFDDPAIRRVLWKLVDQREVIAGLGLSSNYGGPCASYFMCGSAYESTAGTEAAANPSVEAARAALRATRYAGEPVVVLQASDLEAPRVSAQVLAEKLKAAGFNVDLQVMDWASVLARRAKREGWSVYGVHAGGFDLASPLTNVMVAFNCADYTGWQCDERISPLLEAFTKAATDAERKTIASQIQTIMYDQAPGIPWGQFAQPAAYRANLRNLIPSAIPVFWNVEK; encoded by the coding sequence ATGCCCAAGCTTCCCTCCCTTCGTTCAGCCCTCGTGGCTCTCTCCATCGCCTGTGCCGGGGCGGTGCCCGGCGCCCAGGCCGCCGGCACTCTGGTTGCGGTTCTGGAAGCCGAAATCGTCACGCTCGATCCGCATTTCACGCCCGCCTACATCACGCGCACCTTCGGCTACATGGTGTTCGACACGCTGTTCGCCATGGATTCCAAGGGCGAGATCAAGCCGCAGATGGTCCAGTCCTGGCAGGTGTCCGAGGACCGGCTGACCTACACGTTCACGCTGCGCGACGGCCTGAAGTTCCATGACGGCCAGCCAGTGACCGCCGCCGACTGCGTGGCCTCGCTGAAGCGCTGGGGCCAGCGCAATGCGCTGGGACGCCGGTTGTTCGCCGCGACCGCATCCATCCAGGCAACCGATTCCAAGACCTTCGTCATCAAGCTCAAGGAACCCTTCGGCCTCGTCATCGACGCGCTCGGCCATCCGGTCAGCCCCGGCGCCTTCATGATGCCGGAGCGGCTTGCCAACACGCCGCCCGAGCAGCGCATCACCGAGATCATCGGCTCGGGCCCCTTCGTCTATCGCCGCGAGGATCATCGCTCCGGCGACCGGATGGTGCTCCGCCGCAATGCGGACTACGTGCCGCGCTCCGAGCCCGCCGACTTCCTCGCCGGCGGCAAGCGCGTCACGCTCGACGCCTTGGAGATCCGCGTGATTCCCGATGGCAGCACCGCGGCCTCCGCGCTGCAGGTCGGCGAGATCGACTTCATGCAATATGCCCCCTTCGATCTTCTGGGCGTGCTGGAGAAGAACAACCGCGTCCGCGTGCAGAATTTCACCGGCCCGCACATGTTCGCCGGCGCCTACCGGCTGAACGCCACGCAGAAGCCCTTCGATGATCCGGCGATCCGCCGCGTGCTGTGGAAGCTGGTCGACCAGCGCGAGGTCATCGCGGGCCTCGGCCTCTCGTCGAACTATGGCGGCCCTTGCGCCAGCTATTTCATGTGCGGCAGCGCCTATGAGAGCACCGCCGGAACGGAGGCTGCCGCCAATCCGTCCGTCGAAGCGGCACGTGCCGCCCTTCGCGCCACCCGCTATGCTGGCGAACCCGTGGTCGTCCTGCAGGCAAGCGATCTCGAGGCGCCGCGCGTCTCGGCGCAGGTGCTCGCCGAGAAGCTCAAGGCCGCCGGCTTCAATGTCGATCTGCAGGTTATGGATTGGGCCTCGGTGCTGGCCCGGCGCGCCAAGCGCGAGGGCTGGAGCGTCTATGGCGTCCATGCCGGCGGCTTCGACCTTGCTTCGCCCCTGACCAATGTGATGGTCGCGTTCAACTGCGCCGACTACACCGGCTGGCAGTGCGACGAGCGGATTTCCCCGCTGCTCGAGGCCTTCACCAAGGCCGCGACGGACGCCGAGCGCAAGACCATCGCGTCCCAGATCCAGACCATCATGTACGATCAGGCCCCGGGCATCCCGTGGGGACAATTTGCCCAGCCTGCTGCCTATCGCGCCAATCTGCGCAATCTGATCCCGTCCGCCATTCCCGTGTTCTGGAACGTCGAGAAGTAA